One window from the genome of Dioscorea cayenensis subsp. rotundata cultivar TDr96_F1 chromosome 3, TDr96_F1_v2_PseudoChromosome.rev07_lg8_w22 25.fasta, whole genome shotgun sequence encodes:
- the LOC120283907 gene encoding S-adenosyl-L-methionine:benzoic acid/salicylic acid carboxyl methyltransferase 3-like: MMKVEEALHMVGGAGDTSYASNSRLQEKAIRKTKDIVEKALKNINGEVVSKSLVVADLGCSSGPNAFLVISQIISAVMEAGYQKAKEIVFLLNDLPGNDFNTIFRSLSLYEKKVKEENGDQVLPYFVAGVPGSFYGRLFPCNSLHFAHSSYSLMWLSQVPVGIDHQNGGVNINKGNIYISRTSPPIVSRLYLEQFKRDFSSFLKLRSQELVNGGQMVLSFLGRKSSDPSKAEVCHLWGLVADALNSMVQEGVLEEEKVNTFNMPFYAASKEEVQQVIQSEGSFYIEQMQILESNWDPFDDSDDDQAFDNVKSGHNVAKCIRAVLEPLLVGHFGKQAIVDQVFARYAHNVAMHLLKEKTKHIVFILALKTKDLNL; encoded by the exons ATGATGAAGGTTGAAGAAGCTCTTCACATGGTTGGTGGTGCTGGAGACACAAGCTATGCCTCAAACTCAAGACTTCAA GAGAAAgccataagaaaaacaaaggacatAGTGGAGAAAGCTTTGAAGAACATCAATGGAGAAGTTGTGTCAAAGAGCTTGGTTGTGGCTGACTTGGGGTGTTCTTCAGGGCCGAATGCATTCCTTGTGATATCTCAGATAATTAGTGCAGTAATGGAGGCCGGATATCAAAAGGCAAAGGAGATAGTGTTTTTGCTGAATGATTTGCCAGGCAATGACTTCAATACAATATTCAGATCACTGTCTTTGTATGAGAAGAAGGTTAAAGAAGAGAATGGGGATCAAGTGTTGCCTTATTTTGTTGCTGGTGTTCCTGGTTCCTTTTATGGAAGACTCTTTCCTTGCAATAGTCTTCATTTTGCTCACTCTTCTTATAGTCTCATGTGGCTCTCTCag GTTCCTGTAGGAATTGATCATCAGAATGGTGGAGTTAATATTAACAAAGGGAACATATACATCTCAAGAACAAGTCCTCCAATTGTATCAAGGTTATATTTAGAGCAATTCAAGAGAGATTTCTCAAGCTTCCTCAAGCTTCGTTCTCAAGAGCTTGTCAATGGAGGACAAATGGTTTTGTCCTTTTTGGGCAGGAAAAGTTCAGATCCATCCAAAGCTGAAGTTTGCCATCTTTGGGGTTTGGTAGCAGATGCACTAAACTCCATGGTTcaagag GGAGTGTTGGAAGAAGAGAAGGtgaacacattcaacatgccaTTTTATGCAGCATCAAAAGAAGAAGTGCAACAAGTGATACAAAGTGAAGGATCATTCTACATTGAACAAATGCAAATACTTGAGTCAAACTGGGACCCATTTGATGACTCAGATGATGATCAAGCCTTTGATAATGTGAAGAGTGGACACAATGTGGCCAAGTGTATAAGAGCAGTGTTAGAACCATTACTTGTTGGCCACTTTGGAAAACAAGCCATTGTTGATCAAGTGTTTGCAAGGTATGCTCATAATGTGGCCATGCATCTCCTCAAAGAGAAAACCAAGCACATTGTCTTCATCTTGGCTTTGAAGACAAAAGATCTCAACCTTTAA